A genomic region of Elusimicrobiota bacterium contains the following coding sequences:
- the lysA gene encoding diaminopimelate decarboxylase yields the protein MQARTFEGFSVGKNGRLTIGGCDAVLLAQRFATPLYVFDETRLRANCRDYREAFRLNYPSESRIAYAAKAFLTLAMAKLIKEEGLSLDVASAGELFTAMSARFPAGRIYMHGNCKTQEEMTMALRYGVHRLIIDSEQELIQLNRIAAKMGKKADIFLRITPGVEAHTHEYIKTGHLDTKFGIHIESGLALKAVKSALALKNINLHGIHAHIGSQIFDLESYQVMIEMVFAFLKDVRSKTKKVFGELDFGGGLGIRYSQEQHPPSVADYARVISRTLGQISHDLDYPLPQIIVEPGRSIVAEAGVTLYTIHYVKKIPGGKSYVIVDGGLSDNPRPALYGARYRVAVANKMNKPANFPCTVSGKHCETDRLFQDVNIQTPQRGDIMAVFSTGAYNYSMASNYNRYPRPAAIMAANGKARLIVRRESLGDLLRQDL from the coding sequence ATGCAGGCCCGAACATTCGAAGGGTTCTCCGTTGGCAAAAACGGCCGCCTAACAATCGGCGGCTGCGATGCCGTCCTTCTCGCCCAACGCTTTGCAACCCCGTTGTATGTTTTCGATGAAACCCGCCTAAGAGCCAATTGCCGGGACTATCGGGAAGCCTTCCGGCTGAATTATCCCTCGGAAAGCAGAATCGCTTACGCGGCCAAGGCCTTTTTAACCTTGGCCATGGCGAAGCTGATCAAAGAAGAGGGGCTGAGCCTCGACGTCGCCTCCGCCGGGGAACTATTTACCGCCATGAGCGCCCGATTTCCGGCCGGCCGCATCTATATGCACGGTAATTGCAAAACTCAGGAAGAAATGACCATGGCCTTGCGATACGGAGTCCATCGCCTCATCATCGATAGCGAGCAGGAACTGATCCAACTCAACCGCATCGCCGCTAAAATGGGGAAAAAAGCGGATATTTTTTTACGCATCACTCCGGGGGTCGAGGCGCATACGCACGAATACATCAAAACCGGTCATTTGGACACAAAATTCGGCATCCATATCGAGAGCGGCCTGGCGTTAAAAGCCGTCAAGTCGGCGCTGGCCTTGAAAAATATCAATTTGCACGGCATCCACGCCCATATCGGCAGCCAAATTTTCGACCTGGAATCCTACCAAGTGATGATCGAAATGGTTTTTGCGTTCTTAAAGGACGTCCGCTCAAAAACGAAAAAAGTCTTCGGCGAATTAGATTTCGGCGGAGGGCTGGGCATTCGTTATTCGCAGGAGCAACACCCGCCTTCGGTCGCAGACTACGCCCGGGTCATCAGCCGCACTCTTGGGCAGATCAGCCACGATCTTGACTATCCATTGCCTCAAATCATCGTGGAACCGGGGCGTTCCATCGTCGCGGAAGCGGGCGTGACGCTCTACACGATTCATTACGTCAAAAAAATTCCCGGCGGCAAATCTTATGTGATCGTGGACGGCGGCCTTTCGGACAATCCCAGGCCGGCCCTTTACGGCGCCCGCTATCGCGTGGCCGTGGCGAATAAGATGAACAAACCGGCCAATTTTCCCTGCACCGTTTCGGGGAAACATTGCGAAACCGACCGGCTTTTCCAAGACGTCAACATTCAAACGCCTCAACGCGGGGACATCATGGCCGTCTTTTCCACGGGAGCCTACAATTACTCGATGGCCTCCAATTACAATCGCTACCCAAGGCCGGCCGCGATCATGGCCGCAAACGGCAAAGCGCGCTTAATCGTCCGTAGGGAATCCCTGGGCGATCTCTTGCGCCAAGACCTTTAA
- a CDS encoding DUF799 family lipoprotein: protein MMPSAHAPSSFPQTIAVLPMKNASDYPAESATVRNLLEFHLMDSGYEVPDLEVTDLKLKSIGVTDGYQLNVVAPQKMGLLLGAPSALYGQWLKAPAGQNYQADFWLVDTKTGAKLWEESIDKPAPNMERLVKQIIKSLNKAKKTTRRDQ from the coding sequence ATGATGCCTTCGGCCCATGCCCCCTCGTCCTTTCCCCAGACCATCGCGGTTTTACCCATGAAAAACGCATCTGATTATCCCGCGGAGTCCGCAACTGTCAGAAATTTATTGGAATTTCATCTAATGGATTCCGGATACGAGGTGCCTGATCTCGAGGTCACTGACCTCAAGCTTAAATCCATCGGCGTCACGGACGGTTATCAATTGAATGTCGTCGCCCCGCAAAAAATGGGCCTGCTGCTGGGGGCGCCGTCCGCTCTTTATGGACAGTGGCTGAAAGCGCCGGCCGGGCAGAATTATCAGGCCGACTTTTGGCTCGTAGACACCAAAACCGGCGCCAAACTTTGGGAGGAGTCCATTGACAAGCCCGCTCCTAATATGGAACGCTTAGTCAAACAAATCATAAAAAGCTTAAATAAAGCCAAGAAAACGACAAGGAGGGATCAATGA
- a CDS encoding HEAT repeat domain-containing protein, protein MDACVHCGRRVPENIAKCPFCKKDPRPVDEEPKRDSQRHVYRWHVASRDQQKPASVEPETKFQAGAVDAIQAITSGSPAMRDNAIELILSKKINITDQLIATLDNHSQVGREHIAKALGRLGAREAIPTLCKTMGSAERALRLASAWALHRIGDISIVPHLIDNFKDNDAEVRRYIVYVLGGMSDRKASPYIKKALQDVEPGVRRQAILSLMCLEGRTAASAIRNSLKDGDDRVRQVASEALVVLQGNRRGRKIFLIIAVLAVALLAGLAIINRGRFVAKKQSQFPYIISIPQEEGIDGKGVR, encoded by the coding sequence GTGGATGCCTGCGTGCATTGCGGCCGGCGCGTGCCTGAAAACATCGCCAAATGTCCCTTCTGCAAGAAGGACCCACGGCCTGTCGATGAAGAACCAAAACGGGACAGCCAGCGCCATGTCTATCGTTGGCATGTCGCTTCGCGCGATCAACAAAAACCGGCTTCCGTTGAACCTGAAACCAAATTTCAGGCAGGCGCCGTTGATGCCATCCAGGCCATCACCTCAGGTTCTCCGGCCATGCGTGATAACGCCATCGAATTGATCCTAAGCAAAAAAATCAATATCACCGATCAATTGATCGCGACCCTGGATAACCATTCTCAAGTAGGCAGGGAACACATCGCCAAAGCCCTGGGGCGCCTGGGCGCGCGGGAAGCGATCCCGACGCTTTGCAAAACCATGGGAAGCGCGGAGCGAGCCTTGCGCTTGGCGTCGGCGTGGGCTCTTCACCGCATCGGCGATATATCCATCGTCCCTCACTTAATCGATAATTTCAAAGACAACGACGCCGAGGTGCGCCGATACATCGTTTATGTTCTGGGAGGCATGAGCGATAGGAAAGCGTCGCCGTACATCAAAAAGGCGCTTCAGGATGTCGAACCCGGAGTCAGGCGCCAAGCCATTTTGTCCCTGATGTGCTTGGAAGGGCGCACGGCCGCCTCCGCCATCCGCAACAGCCTAAAAGACGGTGATGATCGTGTCCGACAGGTGGCGAGCGAAGCCTTGGTCGTTCTTCAAGGCAACAGGCGGGGACGCAAAATTTTCCTAATCATCGCCGTCCTGGCGGTCGCTTTGTTGGCCGGCCTGGCGATCATCAATCGAGGCCGTTTCGTCGCTAAAAAACAATCTCAGTTTCCCTACATCATCTCGATACCGCAGGAAGAAGGAATCGACGGCAAAGGCGTCCGCTAA
- a CDS encoding response regulator — protein MVGENIESQRLALDRRLRGILQKTSSFVSIDVVDSTAMKMGETEEDVIFSFLAYQKLVEDVMRAHGGQVVSITGDGVMSQYALSQEAVESAIDLLNRMPQFNKATQLLKNPFRVRVGVNTGKVYVDASEQSATLQILPSSAIDLAGYLQKYAPVNTAWISQFAYEQLERPVAGIKKDHFDEKFGFMIYSYKSEVAVPPLPNSKRPKSKPKILIIEDEPDHAFVFAQAFSVAGYEAEIAFDGIEGLVHLKTFKPDLVLLDIGLPRMDGWQILHEMKSNKMAPKVPVLMLARRYKVEDIEKSFAMGASGCVKKSFELRLLMRKVDTILAA, from the coding sequence GTGGTGGGAGAGAATATCGAGTCTCAACGTTTGGCCCTGGACCGCCGGTTAAGGGGTATCCTTCAGAAAACATCCAGTTTCGTTTCCATCGACGTGGTTGATTCAACCGCCATGAAAATGGGGGAGACCGAGGAGGATGTGATTTTCAGCTTCCTCGCTTATCAGAAACTGGTCGAAGACGTGATGCGCGCGCACGGAGGACAGGTGGTCAGCATCACCGGCGACGGCGTCATGAGCCAGTATGCGTTAAGCCAGGAGGCGGTCGAATCGGCCATTGACTTGCTCAATCGTATGCCGCAATTTAATAAGGCCACGCAGCTGTTGAAGAACCCTTTTCGCGTTCGGGTCGGCGTCAATACGGGCAAGGTATACGTGGACGCCAGCGAGCAAAGCGCCACGCTTCAGATTCTCCCCTCCTCGGCCATCGATTTGGCGGGCTATCTGCAGAAATACGCGCCGGTCAATACGGCTTGGATTTCGCAGTTTGCTTATGAGCAGCTCGAGCGGCCCGTGGCCGGGATTAAAAAAGACCATTTTGATGAAAAATTCGGCTTCATGATTTATTCTTACAAGTCTGAGGTCGCGGTTCCTCCCCTGCCGAATTCAAAGCGCCCCAAGAGCAAACCAAAAATTTTGATTATTGAAGATGAGCCGGATCACGCCTTTGTTTTCGCCCAGGCGTTTAGTGTGGCCGGATACGAAGCGGAAATCGCTTTCGATGGGATCGAAGGGTTGGTTCATTTAAAAACGTTTAAACCCGATTTAGTGCTGCTTGATATCGGATTGCCGAGGATGGACGGGTGGCAGATTCTTCATGAGATGAAATCCAATAAAATGGCCCCCAAGGTCCCCGTGTTGATGCTGGCCCGCCGTTATAAAGTCGAGGATATCGAGAAAAGTTTCGCCATGGGAGCGAGCGGCTGCGTTAAGAAATCTTTTGAGCTGCGCTTGTTGATGAGAAAGGTAGATACGATATTAGCCGCCTAG
- the rho gene encoding transcription termination factor Rho: MRRDPRQNRITLDHYFADKTAIDPCEWLRLEQGSKETAMRAVDLIAPIGKGQRGLIVSPPKAGKTILLKQLCHAIATVAPSIKLYCFLLDERPEEVTDFQRDTPAKVVASSNDRPNEEHIELAQDFIQHAAQEAASGKDVVILLDSLTRLARAFNRGSGSGRTLSGGLDSRAMELPRRFFGAARNIEGGGSLTILATILVETGSRMDDVIFQEFKGTGNLELVLSRSAAEQRLFPAINIRQSGTRKEEKLLPEDILRGTWKLRRVLGGLPDLEATRKLVELLENHASNEKLLSPLF, translated from the coding sequence ATGCGCCGGGATCCCAGACAAAATAGAATTACTCTTGACCATTACTTCGCCGATAAAACGGCGATTGATCCGTGCGAATGGCTGCGCCTTGAACAAGGGTCCAAGGAAACCGCCATGCGCGCCGTGGATCTCATCGCCCCGATCGGCAAAGGCCAGCGCGGGTTGATCGTTTCGCCGCCGAAAGCCGGCAAGACCATTCTCTTAAAACAGCTTTGCCATGCCATCGCCACGGTCGCGCCTTCGATTAAGCTCTATTGCTTTTTGCTTGACGAACGACCGGAAGAAGTGACGGACTTTCAGCGAGACACCCCGGCCAAGGTCGTGGCCTCATCCAACGACCGGCCCAATGAAGAACATATCGAACTGGCCCAGGATTTCATCCAACATGCGGCTCAAGAAGCCGCCTCCGGCAAAGACGTCGTCATCCTTCTGGATTCCCTGACCCGCCTGGCCCGAGCTTTCAACAGGGGCTCAGGCAGCGGGCGCACGCTCTCGGGCGGCCTGGATTCAAGGGCCATGGAATTGCCCCGGCGTTTCTTTGGGGCGGCCAGAAACATAGAAGGGGGAGGATCCTTAACCATTCTGGCCACCATTTTGGTGGAAACGGGCAGCCGGATGGATGACGTTATCTTTCAGGAATTTAAGGGCACGGGCAATCTGGAGCTTGTCTTGTCTCGAAGCGCGGCGGAACAGCGCCTGTTCCCGGCCATCAATATCAGGCAATCGGGAACCCGCAAAGAAGAAAAACTGCTCCCGGAGGATATCCTTCGCGGCACTTGGAAATTACGCCGGGTTTTAGGCGGTTTGCCTGATCTTGAAGCAACCCGGAAACTTGTCGAACTTTTAGAAAATCACGCCTCGAACGAAAAACTTTTAAGCCCTCTCTTCTGA
- a CDS encoding ATP-binding cassette domain-containing protein: MITIRNAYKEFGYQTLLKNASLQINEEDRYALVGPNGSGKSTLFKLILGKETLDKGEIHLRKGIRIGYLPQEQAIFGDGTVLSETLSGHEDLDGRLAAKAKSILAGLGFNDAGFEKKISQLSGGWAMRVAIARLLLEEPDALLLDEPTNHLDLESTLWLQEYLCQFQGAIFLITHDRTFLNTICQAVVSVLDHDLNVYWGAFEDFIEARDREKEKLESAYKLQQKQISDMEDFIARNLARLSTASRAQSMKKRLEKLERIELPREMKPIRINFPQPKRTAARVLTLNNVDKSYGDVKVYQGLDFAVERGWKMAFVGHNGAGKSTLLKMLAGVIPIDSGERALGLNAKVGYYSQYRLDMLNPNRTVFQEASDNTQFGQTETFIRTVLGTFLFPGETVFKKVNVLSGGEKSRLALVKLLLDPPNVLLMDEPTTHLDMSSVEALIDALKNYDGTVCFISHDVYFINQLATHVVHVDGGRVSIYPGNYEYFEHRQKQIREEADGKITQPERLPESASGVNPKLARQQKAQEREFLRLKEKQAVEAVQIKKRVEELTAQMHDPVVYADYMRARAVGDEIKSLQRRLAELESEERA, encoded by the coding sequence ATGATTACCATTCGCAACGCTTATAAAGAGTTCGGTTATCAGACTCTTCTTAAAAACGCCTCTCTGCAAATTAATGAGGAGGACCGCTACGCTTTGGTGGGTCCCAATGGTTCCGGCAAATCTACGCTTTTTAAGCTGATTTTGGGCAAGGAGACCCTGGACAAGGGCGAGATTCACTTAAGAAAAGGAATCCGTATCGGGTATTTGCCCCAGGAACAGGCAATCTTCGGCGACGGCACGGTTTTAAGCGAAACCTTGTCCGGCCATGAAGACTTGGATGGCCGGCTTGCGGCCAAGGCCAAGTCCATTCTAGCGGGCCTTGGGTTCAACGATGCCGGGTTCGAGAAGAAAATCAGCCAGCTCTCCGGCGGCTGGGCCATGCGCGTGGCCATCGCCCGCCTCCTGTTGGAGGAGCCCGACGCTCTTCTTTTGGATGAGCCGACCAATCATTTGGACCTTGAATCCACTCTTTGGCTTCAGGAATACCTTTGCCAATTCCAGGGCGCTATTTTTCTCATCACCCATGACCGGACGTTTTTAAACACCATCTGTCAGGCTGTTGTCAGCGTCCTGGACCATGATTTAAACGTTTATTGGGGCGCTTTTGAGGATTTCATCGAGGCGCGGGACCGGGAAAAAGAGAAATTGGAATCCGCTTATAAATTGCAGCAAAAACAAATTTCGGATATGGAAGATTTTATCGCGCGCAATTTGGCCCGCTTGTCCACGGCTTCACGCGCCCAGAGCATGAAAAAACGCTTGGAAAAATTGGAGCGCATCGAACTGCCCAGGGAGATGAAGCCCATCAGAATTAATTTTCCCCAGCCCAAAAGAACGGCCGCGCGCGTTTTGACCTTGAACAACGTCGATAAATCTTACGGCGACGTTAAAGTCTATCAAGGGCTTGATTTTGCCGTGGAGCGCGGCTGGAAAATGGCTTTTGTCGGCCATAACGGCGCCGGCAAGTCGACCTTGCTTAAAATGTTGGCCGGGGTCATCCCCATCGACTCGGGCGAGCGCGCGCTGGGTTTAAACGCCAAGGTTGGTTATTACTCCCAATACCGCCTGGATATGCTCAACCCCAATCGCACTGTTTTTCAGGAGGCCTCGGACAACACCCAATTCGGACAGACGGAAACCTTTATTCGCACCGTTTTAGGTACCTTTCTTTTTCCCGGCGAGACGGTTTTCAAAAAGGTGAATGTGTTAAGCGGCGGCGAAAAAAGCCGCCTGGCTCTTGTCAAACTTTTGCTTGATCCCCCCAACGTGCTGCTGATGGACGAACCGACCACGCATCTTGATATGTCCAGCGTTGAAGCGTTGATCGACGCCTTAAAAAACTATGACGGGACGGTTTGTTTTATCAGCCATGACGTGTATTTCATCAACCAATTGGCCACCCATGTCGTCCATGTCGATGGCGGAAGAGTCTCGATTTATCCGGGCAATTACGAGTATTTTGAGCACCGGCAAAAACAAATCCGTGAGGAGGCCGATGGCAAAATCACGCAGCCTGAGAGACTGCCCGAGTCCGCTTCCGGGGTCAATCCGAAATTGGCCCGCCAGCAAAAAGCCCAGGAGCGCGAATTCTTGCGCCTGAAAGAAAAACAGGCGGTGGAAGCCGTGCAAATCAAAAAGAGAGTTGAAGAATTGACGGCTCAAATGCATGATCCGGTTGTGTATGCCGATTACATGCGCGCGAGGGCCGTGGGCGATGAGATCAAGTCGCTTCAGCGCAGGCTCGCTGAATTGGAATCAGAAGAGAGGGCTTAA
- the alaS gene encoding alanine--tRNA ligase → MQAQEIRKKFLDYFEQRQHRVYPSASLIPADPTLLFNSAGMVPFKNRFLGVEKGPPRATSVQLCMRTTDIDRVGFTKRHLTFFEMLGNFSFGDYFKTEAIGFAWEFLTKELGLPKDKLWTTVYKEDDQAENLWKKHGPVKIIPLGEDSNFWSMGPTGPCGPCSEIYWDFGADKGCGPDCNPGHDNCERFLEIWNLVFMQFDRQTDGRLVSLAKPCIDTGMGLERITAVVQGKESIFDVGDLFLSHATLASLGCLVMFDIAKNKPAADDPHVKELRIIQDHVRSASFLVSQGVLPSNEGKGYILRRLIRRALSHGMKLRIDKEPFLWNLAKTFMTLPAFKNHVDLQERYDMVQEVIKTEEKKFLETLERGKKFMDELIKEVVEDQIKKTSGRKFELPGDKLFYLYETYGYPLELAREIAKEQGLDINEADFQAAEEKAKDIARKGWKGSGAESEAKYIELREKLKLDKVAFTGYEALSAKTQITAVLDLSLNPLREAVENQEVYIALSQTPFYPEGGGQIGDRGSINGTNATAEVTDTQTPIAGLILHKAKVSKGKLAPNEPVEARVEQSWRMPTSRHHSATHLLHWALRKLVGHHVTQAGSNVGPDKFRLDFTHGNSLKGAALQEIEALVNETIKADLKRERKELTLEEARQSGAMTLFNEKYGEKVFVVRFGESFEACGGTHVLSTGQIGPLKILKESSVAAGVRRIEAASGDALKMWEDKQKIQQPAAPKKEKEAATVALGEAKTLEGKTPQGIAYKIQVFSQGDSQQLRNLNDQERKSFEGVILQSAAINGKTGFVIGVHENLIRKGLAAGNLAKQLAQKLGGSAGGRPDFAQGGFASNPAPKDIETALLAILQ, encoded by the coding sequence GTGCAAGCTCAAGAAATACGCAAAAAATTTCTGGATTATTTTGAACAGCGGCAGCATCGGGTTTATCCCTCGGCCTCACTGATCCCAGCGGACCCCACGCTTTTATTCAACTCAGCGGGGATGGTGCCTTTTAAAAATCGCTTCTTGGGCGTGGAAAAAGGCCCGCCTAGGGCGACCAGCGTGCAATTGTGCATGCGCACAACAGATATCGACCGGGTGGGCTTCACGAAACGCCACCTGACGTTTTTTGAAATGCTCGGTAATTTTTCCTTCGGGGATTACTTTAAAACCGAAGCCATCGGTTTTGCCTGGGAGTTTCTGACCAAAGAACTCGGCCTTCCCAAAGACAAACTTTGGACCACGGTGTACAAAGAGGACGATCAGGCCGAAAATTTATGGAAAAAGCACGGCCCCGTCAAAATCATCCCGCTGGGCGAGGACTCCAATTTCTGGTCCATGGGGCCGACCGGTCCATGCGGCCCATGCTCGGAAATTTATTGGGATTTCGGCGCGGACAAAGGCTGCGGCCCGGACTGCAATCCCGGCCATGACAATTGCGAACGCTTCCTGGAAATCTGGAATCTGGTGTTCATGCAGTTCGACCGGCAAACGGACGGCCGCCTTGTTTCCTTGGCCAAACCCTGCATCGATACAGGGATGGGTTTGGAAAGAATCACAGCGGTTGTTCAAGGAAAAGAGTCGATTTTTGACGTTGGCGATCTTTTTTTAAGTCATGCGACACTTGCAAGTCTTGGATGCTTGGTGATGTTTGATATTGCGAAAAATAAACCAGCTGCAGATGACCCGCATGTCAAAGAATTACGAATTATCCAAGACCATGTGCGTTCTGCTTCTTTCTTAGTAAGCCAAGGGGTCCTTCCTTCAAACGAAGGCAAAGGTTATATCCTGCGACGGCTAATCAGGCGGGCTCTAAGTCATGGCATGAAATTAAGAATAGATAAAGAACCGTTCCTATGGAACCTGGCCAAAACTTTTATGACGCTTCCCGCATTCAAAAATCATGTGGATCTACAGGAACGTTACGATATGGTTCAAGAAGTCATCAAAACTGAAGAAAAAAAATTTTTGGAAACGCTGGAACGTGGTAAAAAATTCATGGATGAGTTAATAAAAGAAGTGGTAGAAGATCAAATAAAAAAAACATCTGGAAGAAAATTTGAACTTCCTGGTGACAAACTTTTCTATCTTTACGAAACCTACGGTTATCCTTTAGAATTGGCTAGAGAAATCGCCAAAGAACAGGGCTTGGACATCAATGAAGCCGATTTCCAAGCCGCCGAAGAAAAAGCAAAAGATATCGCCCGCAAAGGGTGGAAGGGCTCGGGCGCGGAATCCGAAGCCAAGTACATCGAGCTTCGGGAAAAGCTGAAACTCGACAAAGTCGCGTTCACCGGCTATGAGGCGCTTTCCGCAAAAACGCAAATCACGGCTGTCTTGGATTTGTCCTTAAATCCTCTTAGAGAGGCTGTCGAGAATCAAGAAGTCTATATTGCTCTCTCTCAAACCCCGTTTTATCCTGAAGGCGGCGGCCAAATCGGGGATCGGGGCTCGATCAACGGAACGAACGCAACAGCCGAAGTCACGGACACTCAGACCCCGATCGCCGGCCTTATCCTGCATAAAGCTAAAGTCAGCAAAGGGAAATTAGCCCCGAATGAGCCGGTTGAGGCTCGCGTCGAACAATCATGGCGTATGCCCACCTCGCGCCATCACAGCGCAACCCATCTTCTGCATTGGGCTCTGCGCAAGCTCGTCGGCCATCATGTCACTCAAGCGGGCAGCAATGTGGGCCCGGATAAATTCCGTTTGGATTTCACGCATGGCAACTCTCTAAAAGGCGCGGCCCTTCAAGAAATCGAAGCCTTGGTCAATGAAACCATCAAGGCCGATTTAAAACGCGAGCGCAAGGAGCTGACTCTTGAAGAAGCCCGCCAGTCAGGCGCCATGACGCTTTTCAACGAAAAATATGGGGAAAAAGTTTTTGTGGTTCGCTTCGGCGAGTCCTTTGAAGCCTGCGGCGGAACCCATGTTTTGTCCACCGGACAAATCGGCCCCTTGAAAATTCTCAAAGAGTCGAGCGTGGCCGCCGGCGTCAGGCGCATCGAGGCGGCTTCGGGCGATGCGTTAAAAATGTGGGAAGACAAACAAAAAATTCAGCAGCCAGCCGCGCCGAAAAAAGAAAAGGAAGCCGCGACGGTGGCGCTGGGCGAAGCCAAAACCCTTGAAGGAAAAACCCCGCAGGGCATCGCTTATAAAATTCAAGTTTTCAGCCAGGGCGATTCCCAACAATTGAGGAATCTCAACGATCAGGAAAGAAAATCCTTCGAGGGTGTTATTCTTCAATCCGCGGCCATCAACGGAAAAACGGGTTTCGTCATCGGCGTTCATGAAAATCTGATCCGCAAAGGGTTGGCGGCCGGAAATTTAGCCAAACAATTGGCCCAAAAATTGGGCGGCAGCGCGGGCGGACGGCCGGATTTCGCGCAAGGGGGATTTGCGTCAAACCCGGCGCCCAAAGATATCGAGACCGCTCTGTTGGCGATTTTGCAGTAG
- a CDS encoding N-acetylmuramoyl-L-alanine amidase, whose product MTLLAIGLHAHPAGNEVVTINRKPLAIQKMISKTGTIGETLLVTPLSDPSSKPFNVVLFQGLLPHPSLKIDVGIPAQDGENITWQPAFLKMFPQNRFWGRVVFNEMQRGPVRLRFTAQNPLSGLLTIYSVETFFEPESLERRQSAPIRRVRKNSKAVERPAIISREEWGARSPKEDYEAHAPRRYTQHHTSGRRTFALEDSIQEIRFIQDFHQNGRKWNDIGYHFIIDGEGRIFQGRPETVLGAHTKHNNQDNVGVSFLGYYQEPVNDRLNENQIESAVSLYSWLSSTYQIAPDTLRGHRDYRNTDCPGDFVYELLDSFKTQVQNRLRPPDARSSFVLPGIQANAGF is encoded by the coding sequence TTGACTCTGCTTGCCATCGGACTTCACGCCCACCCCGCGGGCAATGAAGTCGTGACCATTAACAGAAAACCCCTGGCGATCCAAAAAATGATCAGCAAAACCGGAACAATCGGGGAAACTCTTCTGGTGACTCCGTTGAGCGATCCCTCAAGCAAACCTTTCAATGTCGTTCTTTTCCAAGGCCTGTTGCCCCATCCCAGCCTTAAAATCGATGTGGGGATTCCCGCTCAGGACGGAGAAAATATCACCTGGCAGCCCGCTTTTTTAAAAATGTTTCCGCAAAATCGTTTCTGGGGAAGAGTTGTCTTCAACGAAATGCAGCGCGGGCCCGTGCGGCTTAGGTTCACCGCGCAAAATCCGCTTTCCGGGCTCCTGACTATTTATTCTGTTGAAACCTTCTTTGAACCGGAATCTCTCGAGCGCAGGCAAAGCGCCCCGATCCGCCGCGTGCGCAAAAATAGCAAAGCCGTCGAACGCCCGGCCATTATTTCGCGGGAAGAATGGGGCGCGCGCTCTCCTAAAGAAGATTATGAAGCGCACGCGCCCCGGCGCTACACCCAGCATCACACCTCCGGACGCCGAACTTTTGCGCTCGAAGATTCCATTCAAGAAATCCGCTTCATCCAGGACTTCCATCAAAACGGCCGAAAGTGGAACGATATCGGATACCACTTCATCATCGATGGGGAGGGGAGGATTTTTCAGGGGCGCCCGGAGACCGTGCTCGGCGCGCATACCAAACATAACAATCAGGATAATGTGGGCGTCTCTTTCCTGGGCTACTATCAGGAACCCGTCAACGACCGTTTGAACGAAAATCAAATCGAAAGCGCCGTGTCGCTTTACTCATGGCTCTCTTCAACGTACCAGATCGCGCCTGATACGCTGCGCGGACACCGGGATTACCGAAATACGGATTGTCCGGGAGATTTTGTATACGAATTGCTCGATAGCTTTAAGACGCAGGTCCAAAACCGGCTGCGCCCTCCGGACGCCCGCTCATCCTTCGTATTGCCCGGCATCCAAGCAAACGCCGGTTTCTAG
- a CDS encoding NmrA/HSCARG family protein, whose amino-acid sequence MSAKTVLVAGATGQQGGYVARALLKMNHHVRALTRKPESPAAQKLRKLGAEIVIGDFDDKSSLKNAMKGADAVFAMGTPFEAGVEAEIRQGIALAEAAYECAVDHLLYTSVAGADQNTCISHFDGKFEVEEHILSYGIPYTIIAPVFFMENLRTSWWLPGLREGRFSIALPPEKKLQMIPLENIGEFAAMAIDRPKTFLNTRIELASDEIAVGDIAGVLSDIFGCNIEFVQTPIDQVRAMDRDFALMFEWLDQNGCSVDIAGLRRDYPEVGWQTFKEWANSCDWSMISHLIPA is encoded by the coding sequence ATGAGTGCAAAAACTGTTCTTGTCGCCGGAGCTACGGGCCAACAGGGCGGTTACGTAGCGCGCGCTTTGTTAAAGATGAATCACCATGTCCGCGCCCTGACCCGAAAACCTGAATCTCCGGCCGCCCAGAAATTAAGAAAATTAGGCGCCGAGATCGTCATCGGAGACTTTGATGACAAGTCGTCGCTTAAGAATGCCATGAAAGGAGCCGACGCCGTCTTTGCCATGGGAACACCGTTTGAGGCGGGGGTGGAAGCCGAGATCCGCCAAGGGATCGCATTGGCTGAGGCTGCCTATGAGTGCGCCGTTGACCATTTGCTTTATACATCGGTGGCCGGAGCCGATCAAAATACTTGCATTTCTCATTTTGACGGCAAGTTCGAGGTGGAAGAGCACATCCTGTCCTACGGCATTCCTTACACCATCATTGCGCCGGTCTTTTTCATGGAAAATCTGCGTACCAGTTGGTGGCTGCCCGGCTTAAGAGAGGGCCGTTTCTCCATCGCTTTGCCCCCTGAGAAGAAGTTGCAAATGATTCCGTTGGAAAACATCGGGGAATTTGCCGCCATGGCCATTGACCGTCCGAAGACGTTTTTGAATACCCGCATCGAGCTGGCTTCGGATGAAATTGCCGTGGGCGACATCGCCGGCGTTCTTTCGGATATATTCGGATGCAACATTGAATTCGTTCAAACGCCCATTGATCAAGTGCGCGCCATGGACAGGGATTTCGCCTTAATGTTTGAATGGCTCGATCAAAACGGCTGCAGCGTTGATATCGCGGGCCTTCGCAGGGATTATCCTGAGGTGGGCTGGCAGACTTTTAAAGAGTGGGCTAACTCCTGCGACTGGAGCATGATCAGTCATTTGATTCCAGCCTAG